A window of Mangifera indica cultivar Alphonso chromosome 11, CATAS_Mindica_2.1, whole genome shotgun sequence contains these coding sequences:
- the LOC123229269 gene encoding UDP-galactose transporter 1 isoform X2 — protein MPGNHCSLCGGKQLTAGMFVLFAYEKFVWEENFRVKKLDFKFPLTVSCVHFICSSLGAYIVIKVLKLKPLIVVDPEDRWRRIFPMSFVFCINIVLGNVSLRYIPVSFMQTIKSFTPATTVVLQWMVWRKYFDWRIWASLIPIVGGILLTSVTELSFNMLGFCAALFGCLATSTKTILAESLLHGYKFDSINTVYYMAPFATMILGIPALLLEGNGVLDWLNTHPSSLSSFIIIFSSGVLAFCLNFSIFYVIHSTTAVTFNVAGNLKVAVAVLVSWLIFRNPISGLNAVGCAITLVGCTFYGYVRHLITQQHAPGTPRTPRTPRNRMEQLLPLVNDKLDDKV, from the exons ATGCCCGGGAATCACTGTTCTCTATGCGGAGGAAAACAACTCACGGCTGGGATGTTTGTTTTGTTCGCTTATGAGAAGTTTGTCTGGGAAGAGAATTTCAGAGTTAAA AAATTGGACTTCAAATTTCCTCTAACAGTGTCATGTGTTCACTTCATATGCTCTTCCCTTGGAGCGTATATTGTAATCAAGGTGTTGAAACTTAAACCCTTGATAGTGGTTGACCCTGAAGATAGATGGAGAAGGATTTTTCCCATGTCATTTGTGTTTTGTATCAACATTGTGTTGGGGAATGTGAGTTTACGCTACATTCCGGTTTCTTTTATGCAGACAATTAAGTCGTTTACTCCGGCCACTACAG TTGTTTTACAGTGGATGGTTTGGAGAAAGTATTTTGATTGGCGAATTTGGGCTTCTTTGATACCCATAGTTGGAGGAATACTTCTCACATCCGTCACAGAGCTGAGTTTTAATATGCTTGGATTTTGCGCTGCATTGTTTGGATGTTTGGCCACATCTACAAAGACTATCCTTGCAGAATCTCTGCTTCACGGATATAAGTTTGACAG CATAAACACAGTGTACTACATGGCACCATTTGCCACGATGATCTTGGGAATTCCAGCATTGTTACTTGAAGGTAATGGGGTTTTGGATTGGCTCAACACCCATccatcttctttgtcttctTTCATAATCATTTTTAGCTCTGGGGTGCTGGCGTTCTGTCTTAATTTCTCCATCTTTTACGTGATTCACTCCACAACTGCCGTTACATTTAATGTTGCTGGAAATCTGAAG GTTGCAGTTGCTGTCTTGGTTTCCTGGTTGATATTCAGGAATCCGATCTCAGGTTTGAATGCTGTTGGATGTGCTATTACACTTGTCGGATGTACATTCTATGGATATGTGAGACACTTGATTACACAGCAGCATGCACCCGGAACTCCACGTACACCCCGAACACCAAGGAATAGGATGGAACAACTACTTCCCCTTGTAAATGATAAATTAGATGATAAGGTCTAA
- the LOC123229269 gene encoding UDP-galactose transporter 1 isoform X1 — MEEGLCQWSVFRSLLAILQWWFFNVTVIIMNKWIFQKLDFKFPLTVSCVHFICSSLGAYIVIKVLKLKPLIVVDPEDRWRRIFPMSFVFCINIVLGNVSLRYIPVSFMQTIKSFTPATTVVLQWMVWRKYFDWRIWASLIPIVGGILLTSVTELSFNMLGFCAALFGCLATSTKTILAESLLHGYKFDSINTVYYMAPFATMILGIPALLLEGNGVLDWLNTHPSSLSSFIIIFSSGVLAFCLNFSIFYVIHSTTAVTFNVAGNLKVAVAVLVSWLIFRNPISGLNAVGCAITLVGCTFYGYVRHLITQQHAPGTPRTPRTPRNRMEQLLPLVNDKLDDKV, encoded by the exons ATGGAGGAGGGTTTGTGTCAGTGGAGTGTGTTCAGATCTCTGTTGGCCATTCTTCAGTGGTGGTTTTTCAACGTTACCGTGATTATCATGAACAAGTGGATCTTTCAG AAATTGGACTTCAAATTTCCTCTAACAGTGTCATGTGTTCACTTCATATGCTCTTCCCTTGGAGCGTATATTGTAATCAAGGTGTTGAAACTTAAACCCTTGATAGTGGTTGACCCTGAAGATAGATGGAGAAGGATTTTTCCCATGTCATTTGTGTTTTGTATCAACATTGTGTTGGGGAATGTGAGTTTACGCTACATTCCGGTTTCTTTTATGCAGACAATTAAGTCGTTTACTCCGGCCACTACAG TTGTTTTACAGTGGATGGTTTGGAGAAAGTATTTTGATTGGCGAATTTGGGCTTCTTTGATACCCATAGTTGGAGGAATACTTCTCACATCCGTCACAGAGCTGAGTTTTAATATGCTTGGATTTTGCGCTGCATTGTTTGGATGTTTGGCCACATCTACAAAGACTATCCTTGCAGAATCTCTGCTTCACGGATATAAGTTTGACAG CATAAACACAGTGTACTACATGGCACCATTTGCCACGATGATCTTGGGAATTCCAGCATTGTTACTTGAAGGTAATGGGGTTTTGGATTGGCTCAACACCCATccatcttctttgtcttctTTCATAATCATTTTTAGCTCTGGGGTGCTGGCGTTCTGTCTTAATTTCTCCATCTTTTACGTGATTCACTCCACAACTGCCGTTACATTTAATGTTGCTGGAAATCTGAAG GTTGCAGTTGCTGTCTTGGTTTCCTGGTTGATATTCAGGAATCCGATCTCAGGTTTGAATGCTGTTGGATGTGCTATTACACTTGTCGGATGTACATTCTATGGATATGTGAGACACTTGATTACACAGCAGCATGCACCCGGAACTCCACGTACACCCCGAACACCAAGGAATAGGATGGAACAACTACTTCCCCTTGTAAATGATAAATTAGATGATAAGGTCTAA
- the LOC123229268 gene encoding NADPH-dependent diflavin oxidoreductase 1 isoform X3: MAVVERGLGDDQHPSGYEGALDPWMLSLWSRLYQVNSSFFPQGPDFAVPDTKLIDRRKVYITYHNISNADSHISIASDLKGIQTKIEAARSMSSGNLSSYKNRPDCFLKMVKNQQLTREGCGKDVRHFEFEFVSEVIEYEVGDVVEVLPSQDPAAVNAFIQRCNLDAEAFITVHYRERNNNLPTIEIPIKLKTFVELTMDVASASPRRYFFEVMSFFATAEHEKERLQYFASPEGRDDLYKYNQKERRTVLEVLEDFPSVQMPFYWLVQLVPPLKTRAFSISSSLLAHPNQVHLTVSVVSWMTPYKRKRRGLCSTWLASLDPQQGTYIPSWFHKGCLPRPAQSTPLILVGPGTGCAPFRGFVEERAIQSLTGPTAPIIFFFGCRNNENDFLYRDFWLSHSENNGVLSEAKGGGFYVAFSRDQAKKIYVQHKMQEHGLRIWNLLLEGASIYIAGSSTKMPSDVWAAFEKIGSEESGAPKDSAAIWLKSLQRAGRYHVEAWS; this comes from the exons CTATGAAGGTGCTTTGGATCCATGGATGCTATCTTTGTGGAGTAGGTTGTATCAAGTCAATTCCTCATTCTTCCCACAAGGTCCAGATTTTGCGGTACCAgacacaaaattaattgatcGACGAAAAGTTTACATCACATATCATAACATTAGCAATGCAGATTCCCATATATCTATTGCCTCag ATTTGAAAGGTATTCAGACAAAAATTGAGGCCGCGCGTTCCATGTCTTCTGGAAATCTCTCCAGTTACAAGAATAGGCCTGATTGCTTTCTTAAAATG GTTAAAAATCAACAATTGACTAGAGAAGGGTGTGGAAAGGACGTGCGTcactttgaatttgaatttgtttcagAG GTTATTGAATATGAAGTTGGTGATGTTGTTGAGGTTCTCCCTTCTCAGGACCCTGCTGCAGTCAATGCTTTCATACAGCGTTGTAACTTGGATGCAGAAGCATTTATCACC GTTCATTATAGAGAGAGAAATAACAATCTTCCTACTATAGAAATccctataaaattaaaaacttttgtGGAATTGACTATGGATGTGGCATCAGCTTCCCCTAGACGCTATTTCTTTGAG gtTATGAGTTTTTTCGCAACAGCTGAACATGAAAAGGAAAGACTTCAATATTTTGCCTCACCTGAAGGAAGAGATGATCTGTACAAATACAACCAGAAGGAAAGAAGAACTGTTCTGGAG GTATTAGAGGATTTCCCGTCGGTGCAAATGCCATTTTATTGGCTAGTGCAGTTGGTTCCTCCATTAAAAACAAGGGCTTTCTCCATTTCTTCTTCCCTTTTGGCTCACCCCAATCAAGTGCACTTGACTGTCAGTGTCGTGTCATGGATGACACCTTATAAGAGGAAGCGGAGGGGTCTCTGCTCAACGTGGCTTGCAAGTCTTGATCCTCAACAAG GAACATACATTCCATCATGGTTTCATAAAGGTTGTCTTCCACGGCCAGCACAATCAACTCCCCTCATTCTTGTTGGGCCTGGAACTGGATGTGCGCCATTTCGTGGATTTGTAGAGGAAAGAGCCATTCAATCTCTGACTGGTCCAACTGCTCCAattatcttcttctttggtTGCCGAAACAACGAGAATGACTTTTTGTACAGAGATTTTTGGTTGTCTCATTCAGAAAACAATGGGGTACTTTCAGAAGCAAAGGGTGGAGGATTTTATGTTGCCTTCTCAAGAGACCAAGCAAAGAAAATTTATGTTCAGCATAAGATGCAGGAACATGGTCTGAGAATTTGGAATTTGCTGCTTGAGGGGGCATCTATATATATTGCCGGCTCATCAACCAAAATGCCCTCCGATGTTTGGGCAGCCTTTGAGAAAATTGGATCGGAAGAAAGTGGCGCTCCAAAGGACTCTGCTGCAATCTGGCTTAAGTCTTTGCAAAGGGCCGGTAGATACCATGTTGAAGCATGGTCCTGA
- the LOC123229268 gene encoding NADPH-dependent diflavin oxidoreductase 1 isoform X4 — MDVASASPRRYFFEVMSFFATAEHEKERLQYFASPEGRDDLYKYNQKERRTVLEVLEDFPSVQMPFYWLVQLVPPLKTRAFSISSSLLAHPNQVHLTVSVVSWMTPYKRKRRGLCSTWLASLDPQQGTYIPSWFHKGCLPRPAQSTPLILVGPGTGCAPFRGFVEERAIQSLTGPTAPIIFFFGCRNNENDFLYRDFWLSHSENNGVLSEAKGGGFYVAFSRDQAKKIYVQHKMQEHGLRIWNLLLEGASIYIAGSSTKMPSDVWAAFEKIGSEESGAPKDSAAIWLKSLQRAGRYHVEAWS; from the exons ATGGATGTGGCATCAGCTTCCCCTAGACGCTATTTCTTTGAG gtTATGAGTTTTTTCGCAACAGCTGAACATGAAAAGGAAAGACTTCAATATTTTGCCTCACCTGAAGGAAGAGATGATCTGTACAAATACAACCAGAAGGAAAGAAGAACTGTTCTGGAG GTATTAGAGGATTTCCCGTCGGTGCAAATGCCATTTTATTGGCTAGTGCAGTTGGTTCCTCCATTAAAAACAAGGGCTTTCTCCATTTCTTCTTCCCTTTTGGCTCACCCCAATCAAGTGCACTTGACTGTCAGTGTCGTGTCATGGATGACACCTTATAAGAGGAAGCGGAGGGGTCTCTGCTCAACGTGGCTTGCAAGTCTTGATCCTCAACAAG GAACATACATTCCATCATGGTTTCATAAAGGTTGTCTTCCACGGCCAGCACAATCAACTCCCCTCATTCTTGTTGGGCCTGGAACTGGATGTGCGCCATTTCGTGGATTTGTAGAGGAAAGAGCCATTCAATCTCTGACTGGTCCAACTGCTCCAattatcttcttctttggtTGCCGAAACAACGAGAATGACTTTTTGTACAGAGATTTTTGGTTGTCTCATTCAGAAAACAATGGGGTACTTTCAGAAGCAAAGGGTGGAGGATTTTATGTTGCCTTCTCAAGAGACCAAGCAAAGAAAATTTATGTTCAGCATAAGATGCAGGAACATGGTCTGAGAATTTGGAATTTGCTGCTTGAGGGGGCATCTATATATATTGCCGGCTCATCAACCAAAATGCCCTCCGATGTTTGGGCAGCCTTTGAGAAAATTGGATCGGAAGAAAGTGGCGCTCCAAAGGACTCTGCTGCAATCTGGCTTAAGTCTTTGCAAAGGGCCGGTAGATACCATGTTGAAGCATGGTCCTGA